In Vespula vulgaris chromosome 7, iyVesVulg1.1, whole genome shotgun sequence, a single window of DNA contains:
- the LOC127065022 gene encoding uncharacterized protein LOC127065022 translates to MTSRRKICCCPYVHKCQKFFPKDKALSKSQEGYVTNDNFILIGAKYILDLYHSTRKNILADDFLRSVVVSITLFAIGTQLTRELYTSKLSPILRCNYNFIDTLCVTSL, encoded by the exons atg ACTTCTCGTCGAAAAATTTGTTGTTGCCCTTATGTTCATAAATgtcaaaaattttttcctaAAG ATAAAGCATTGTCCAAAAGTCAAGAAGGATATGTAACAAATGATAATTTCATCCTCATTGGTgccaaatatatattagactTATATCACAGTAcacgtaaaaatattcttgCAGATGACTTTTTGAGGTCTGTAGTAGTATCAATAACATTATTTGCAATTGGTACACAGCTTACTAGAGAACTATATACTTCAAAACTTTCACCAATTCTTcgttgtaattataattttattgatacaCTCTGTGTAACTAGtttataa
- the LOC127065266 gene encoding uncharacterized protein LOC127065266 — protein sequence MINVQICTGRSSEQIFVSDESFSVGKIWEQFEEIIGLPRKNFYIVHNGRIINESDIFLDGCATIIPKLLGGKGGFGSMLRAIGAQIEKTTNREACRDLSGRRLRDINEEKRLKAWIEKQAKRKEEAAERKKKKLERLCAEPKHEFKDQNYEKERSILTEKIGDAVEEGFKVAIAGGSSIKRKCEEEVKSNKKKTILDLDIDSDELDTSDDSDTEDSEPAKSNKFEQQISNDSGRSSDETERDNDKLNETKVVDSITSENMNACTDISIESNEEKIVDSKSEKVDKKNEVANEVTNDISVESSEEKVVDSNNEKVDKKNEVLIINNNLIENVEKNEVVTSMDITEVESKFIMFFYWLYICIFGSLSIDLIVSSHVDVVHHSNWLLLDHDKCGSSNTDRIIGGKNANMGAYPWLARIGYITVKFNPVNSKVDYKCGGFLINKYNVVTAAHCVTQLPKCIVNFVCFNNLKRLKITNVRLGEYNTMTDPDCEKEYCAEPVQNIQIASIDVHKDYDHPKFRNDIAIIHLDKPAIYNEFVIPICIPHGDLIEKDYTGEMAEVAGWGIYDIETSKTSQLLQTITMPIQETEKCKEIFKTLISISDQQICVGGVIGADSCRGDSGGPLMKVETIDELPKYYVIGVVSFGVQDCGATTTPGVYTKISHYITWILDNISS from the exons ATGATAAATGTACAAATTTGTACTGGAAGATCTTCAGAACAAATATTTGTTAGTGATGAATCGTTCTCAGTCGGCAAAATATGGGAGCaatttgaagaaataatt GGTCTaccaagaaaaaatttttatatagttcATAATGGCcgaattattaatgaaagtgATATATTCTTGGATGGCTGTGCGACtattattccaaaattattggGTGGAAAAGGTGGTTTTGGTTCCATGTTACGGGCCATAGGTGCTCAAATTGAAAAAACTACAAATCGCGAGGCTTGTAGAGATTTAAGTGGGCGTAGATTAAGAGAtataaatgaagagaaaagactTAAAGCTTGGATTGAAAAGCAAGCAAAACGTAAAGAAGAAGCAGcagaacgtaaaaagaaaaagttagagAGGCTTTGTGCAGAACCAAAGCATGAATTTAAAGatcaaaattatgaaaaagagagatcaaTTTTGACAGAAAAAATTGGAGATGCAGTAGAAGAAGGTTTTAAAGTTGCTATTGCTGGAGGTTcaagtattaaaagaaaatgtgaagaagaagttaaaagtaataagaagaaaacaatattaGATTTAGATATTGATTCTGATGAGCTTGATACTTCAGATGATAGTGATACAGAAGATAGTGAACCAGcaaaatctaataaatttgAGCAACAAATATCTAATGATAGTGGACGTTCCAGTGATGAAACTGAAAGAGATAATGATAAACTAAATGAAACAAAGGTTGTAGATTCAATTACTTCTGAAAATATGAATGCATGTACTGACATTTCAATTGAAagtaatgaagaaaaaatagtagattctaaaagtgaaaaagtagataaaaagaatgaagttGCTAATGAAGTTACTAATGACATTTCAGTTGAAAGTAGTGAAGAAAAAGTGGTAGATTCTAACAAtgaaaaagtagataaaaagaatgaagttttaataataaataataatctgatagagaatgttgaaaaaaatgaagttgTAACTTCCATGGACATTACAGAAGTAGAATCtaaattc ataatgtttttttattggttatatatttgtatttttggTAGTCTTTCCATTGATTTGATTGTATCGTCACATg TTGACGTCGTGCATCACTCAAATTGGTTACTCTTAGATCATGATAAATGTGGTAGTTCCAATACCGATCGTATTATAGGTGGTAAAAATGCAAATATGGGTGCATATCCGTGGCTCGCTAGAATAGGATACATCACAGTTAAATTTAATCCAGTAAATTCTAAGGTAGATTATAAATGCGGTGGTTTcttgattaataaatacaatgtaGTAACAGCTGCTCATTGTGTGACACAATTACCGAAATG TATAGtcaattttgtttgtttcaacAATTTGAAAAGGCTTAAAATCACCAATGTCCGATTAGGAGAATATAACACGATGACAGATCCCGATTGTGAAAAAGAATACTGTGCCGAACCAGttcaaaatattcaaatagcATCTATCGATGTTCATAAAGATTACGATCATCCGAAATTTAGAAATGACATTGCTATAATACATTTGGATAAGCCCGCTATTTACAATG agtTTGTAATACCTATTTGTATACCGCATGGTGATTTGATTGAGAAAGATTATACTGGTGAAATGGCGGAAGTTGCTGGTTGGGGAATATATGATATAG AAACTTCTAAAACAAGTCAATTGCTTCAAACGATCACAATGCCGATCCAAGAAAcggaaaaatgtaaagaaatttttaaaacactTATTTCAATAAGCGATCAACAAATATGCGTTGGGGGTGTCATCGGTGCAGATTCTTGTCGCGGAGATAGCGGTGGACCTCTAATGAAAGTGGAAACCATTGACGAATTACCAAAATATTACGTCATCGGAGTGGTTTCTTTTGGTGTACAAGATTGTGGTGCCACAACAACTCCTGGTGTTTACACCAAAATATCTCATTACATTACTTGGATACTTGATAATATTAGTTCATGA
- the LOC127065014 gene encoding CLIP domain-containing serine protease HP8-like codes for MYSFVAVIAIFYVSKFSIVDAQFQRQSDCNTPNQVAGNCITIRQCIPLLTMLQEKPLRTETVDYLTRSQCGFEGKDPRVCCPLSFDESNQPSYSRTVSPTEETRAGLERTEDPISNLLNNPLLPSECGKSLIPRIIGGTRTALDEFPWMTLLEYQHPRGRTTACGGVLINERYVLTAAHCLKGKDLPKTWTLTSVRLGEYDTSSEKDCIQEEDEVICSDDPITVGIEEQIVHEQYRPLSKDQKYDIALLRLSRNIVSTKYIKPICLPRTPSFGQKMYVAGWGKTEFNSSSDLKLKLALPLTDKNDCDRTYDQVGIRLGFGQICAGGQKGKDSCRGDSGGPLMSIENLPNGDGIWVTVGVVSFGPTPCGMPGWPGVYTKVYDFVPWITSKIRS; via the exons ATGTATTCCTTTGTTGCTGTAATTGCTATCTTCTATGTATCAAAGTTTAGTATCGTTGATGCAc aatttcAAAGACAATCTGATTGTAACACGCCAAATCAAGTTGCTGGAAATTGTATTACAATCCGTCAATGTATTCCATTGTTGACTATGCTTCAAGAGAAGCCTCTCCGAACGGAAACTGTGGATTATCTAACACGATCTCAATGTGGTTTCGAAGGCAAAGATCCTCGTGTATgttgtcctctctcttttgacGAATCAAATCAACCTTCTTATTCGAGGACTGTATCACCTACAGAAGAAACACGTGCTGGATTAGAAAGAACAGAGGATCCTATCAGCAATTTACTTAATAATCCTTTATTACCAAGCGAATGCGGAAAAAGTTTGATACCTCGAATTATCGGAGGAACACGTACCGCCCTTGACGAATTTCCATGGATGACTTTATTGGAATATCAACATC CAAGAGGACGAACTACTGCCTGCGGAGGAGTCCTGATTAACGAACGTTATGTACTTACCGCTGCTCATTGCTTAAAGGGTAAGGATTTACCAAAAACGTGGACATTAACAAGCGTACGATTAGGCGAATACGATACCTCCTCCGAGAAAGATTGCATTCAAGAGGAAGACGAAGTTATATGCTCCGATGATCCGATCACAGTAGGTATCGAAGAACAAATTGTTCATGAACAATACAGGCCATTATCGAAAGATCAGAAATATGATATCGCATTATTAAGATTGTCAAGGAATATCGTCtcgacaaaatatataaagccAATTTGTTTGCCACGAACTCCTTCGTTTGGTCAAAAAATGTACGTAGCAGGTTGGGGTAAAACGGAGTTTAATTCGTCCTCAGACTTAAAACTGAAACTAGCATTGCCTTTGACCGATAAAAATGATTGCGATAGAACTTACGATCAAGTTGGTATCAGACTCGGTTTCGGACAAATTTGTGCCGGTGGTCAGAAAGGTAAAGATTCATGCAGAGGAGATTCAGGTGGACCACTCATGTCCATTGAAAATTTACCTAATGGTGATGGAATATGGGTAACCGTAGGAGTTGTATCTTTTGGTCCTACACCCTGTGGTATGCCTGGTTGGCCCGGTGTTTATACTAAAGTTTATGATTTTGTTCCATGGATAACTAGTAAGATAAGATCTTAA